Proteins encoded together in one Vigna angularis cultivar LongXiaoDou No.4 chromosome 5, ASM1680809v1, whole genome shotgun sequence window:
- the LOC108339461 gene encoding G-box-binding factor 3: MNKSFKRRKKIMKLVDIFSAKHEQSSMTVRNGGGANNVTSIENSNSIQDKTNIGSNHFGANPTERNRNLSTKLSATNPQLTKEESDEEKEQRRQSKKKSAKRSRMKMKMERERLNASIENLGVENAALREKLHDLLHECDKLIENNNSILDELNEMYGKEKVMEVLSMQYADSGQC, translated from the exons ATGAATAAATCATTTAAGAGACGAAAGAAGATCATGAAG CTGGTGGATATCTTTTCAGCTAAGCATGAACAATCCAGCATGACAGTCAGAAATG GGGGAGGTGCAAACAATGTGACTAGTATTGAAAATTCTAATTCTATTCAAGACAAAACAAATATTGGGTCGAATCATTTTGGAGCAAATCCAACTGAGAGGAACAGGAACTTGAGTACAAAACTATCTGCCACTAATCCTCAACTTACAAAGGAG GAAagtgatgaagaaaaagaacaaagaagGCAATCAAAGAAGAAATCAGCCAAGAGATcaaggatgaagatgaag ATGGAACGTGAAAGGTTAAATGCTTCCATTGAAAATCTAGGTGTCGAAAATGCTGCGCTCAGAGAAAAGCTTCATGACCTTCTTCATGAGTGTGATAAGCtcatagaaaataataattccATACTG GATGAACTCAATGAGATGTATGGTAAAGAAAAAGTAATGGAAGTTTTGAGTATGCAGTATGCTGACTCGGGCCAATGCTGA
- the LOC108340803 gene encoding arabinosyltransferase RRA3 translates to MIGRRDREGPLMRNNNPNSLRKSRVLTAVAIGVLIGCVFAFLYPNGFFVSDSVAANRRLSNAGSIAQENSAGCESSDRVNLLKSEFVAVSEKNAELKKQVRELTERLRLAEQGKDQAQKQFLTLGKQVKAGPFGTVKGLRTNPTVVPDESVNSRLGKILEKVAVKRELIVGLANANVKEMLEVWFTNIKRVGITNYLVVALDDEIVKFCDSNQVPVYKRDPEDSVDVIGRIGSNHAVSGLKFRILREFLQLGYSVLLSDVDIVYLQNPFDHLYRDSDVESMSDGHSNMTAYGYNDVFDEPAMGWARFAHTMRIWVFNSGFFYIRPTIPSIELLDRVATRLSKEKAWDQAVFNEELFYPSHPGYDGLHASRRTMDMYLFMNSKVLFKTVRNDANLSKLKPVIIHVNYHPDKLPRMKAIVQYYVDGKQDALKPFPDGSN, encoded by the exons ATGATTGGGCGCAGAGACAGAGAGGGACCCTTGATGAGGAACAACAACCCAAACTCTCTACGCAAATCCAGGGTCCTAACCGCAGTTGCAATTGGCGTCCTTATTGGATGCGTCTTCGCGTTCTTGTACCCCAATGGCTTCTTCGTTTCTGACTCTGTCGCTGCTAATCGCCGCCTCTCTAACGCAGGATCCATAGCCCAG GAAAATTCAGCTGGATGTGAATCCTCAGATCGGGTCAACCTGTTGAAATCAGAGTTTGTAGCGGTATCAGAGAAGAATGCTGAGCTAAAAAAACAGGTGAGGGAATTGACTGAAAGGCTTCGCCTTGCAGAGCAAGGGAAAGACCAGGCTCAAAAGCAGTTCCTTACGCTAGGTAAACAGGTTAAAGCTGGACCCTTTGGTACAGTAAAGGGACTGAGAACCAACCCTACTGTTGTTCCTGATGAGTCTGTGAACTCGAGATTGGGAAAGATATTAGAGAAAGTTGCAGTTAAACGAGAGCTTATAGTTGGACTTGCAAACGCCAATGTAAAGGAGATGCTGGAGGTATGGTTCACCAACATCAAGAGAGTTGGCATAACCAACTATCTAGTTGTTGCTTTAGACGATGAGATTGTGAAGTTTTGTGACTCAAATCAAGTGCCAGTGTATAAAAGAGATCCAGAAGATAGTGTTGATGTAATTGGAAGAATCGGGAGTAACCATGCTGTCTCTGGTCTTAAATTTCGTATTCTAAGAGAATTTTTGCAGTTGGGATACAGTGTTCTTCTATCAGATGTGGACATTGTATATTTGCAGAATCCATTCGATCATCTATACCGGGATTCAGACGTGGAGTCGATGAGCGATGGTCACAGTAACATGACAGCATACGGCTATAACGATGTCTTTGATGAACCTGCAATGGGTTGGGCTAGATTTGCTCATACTATGAGGATATGGGTTTTCAACTCTGGTTTCTTCTATATTAGACCAACAATCCCTTCAATCGAGCTTTTGGATCGTGTGGCAACACGACTTTCGAAAGAGAAGGCTTGGGACCAGGCTGTTTTCAATGAGGAACTCTTTTACCCATCACATCCTGGTTATGATGGGCTTCATGCTTCCAGAAGAACTATGGATATGTATCTCTTCATGAACAGCAAGGTTCTGTTCAAGACAGTGAGGAATGATGCTAACCTCAGCAAATTGAAGCCTGTAATTATTCACGTGAATTACCACCCTGATAAACTTCCCCGAATGAAAGCAATTGTTCAGTACTACGTTGATGGAAAGCAGGATGCTCTCAAACCTTTCCCAGATGGCTCAAATTGA
- the LOC108339803 gene encoding HVA22-like protein k encodes MKVSLRPFISPVAPNLFLRTACCSIGLALPVYSTFKAIEDNDPYQQQRWLLYWAAYGSFSAAEMFTEKIFSWIPFYYHAKFAFLLWLQLPTLNGARQLYSTHLRPFLLKHQARMDVIVEFVYGVMSKLIRDHQTELQLARTLAVKFLMTGTQMIRDLIHPVGRESNNIEPQKRQVQDSESED; translated from the exons ATGAAGGTTAGCTTGAGACCGTTCATTTCCCCTGTTGCTCCCAACCTCTTTCTCCGCACAGCATG CTGTTCTATAGGGCTTGCGCTTCCCGTGTATTCCACTTTTAAAGCTATTGAGGACAATGATCCATATCAGCAACAGAGATGGCTATTGTATTGGGCAG CTTATGGATCTTTCAGTGCTGCAGAAATGTTTAccgaaaaaatattttcctg GATTCCATTCTATTACCATGCAAAGTTTGCATTTCTTCTTTGGCTACAACTTCCCACTCTCAAT GGTGCAAGACAATTGTATTCCACTCACTTGCGTCCATTCCTGTTGAAGCATCAAGCTAGAATGGATGTGATTGTTGAATTTGTGTATGGTGTAATG AGTAAACTTATTCGTGATCACCAAACTGAATTACAGCTTGCAAGAACTCTAGCAGTGAAGTTTCTAATGACAG GAACTCAGATGATCAGGGATCTCATTCATCCAGTTGGGAGGGAGTCTAATAACATTGAACCCCAAAAGAGACAGGTTCAGGATTCAGAATCAGAAGATTAG